In the Paramormyrops kingsleyae isolate MSU_618 chromosome 6, PKINGS_0.4, whole genome shotgun sequence genome, one interval contains:
- the gpr61 gene encoding G-protein coupled receptor 61: MEPVALSSWSPSHAGPQHPTFPPPNASGAVEPQGGALAQSLALFAMLLMDLLAVVGNVAVMVVIVKTPQLRKFAFVFHLCLVDLLAALVLMPLGMLSDRAFASEALCRSYLCLSVCLVSAAILSISAINVERYYYVVHPMRYEVKMTLGLVASVLVGIWIKAIVMSALPLLGWAFQGPGTAPSPTSAPAPSRVHCSLHWTGGSNRTIFMVLFTLLYFLCPVLIILVVYCNMFKVARVAAMQHGPLPTWVDTPRQRSESLSSRSTMVASSGGGARNTPQRTFSGGKAAVVLLAVGGQFLCCWLPYFSFHLYSGLASAPPASLAQLEEVVTWIGYFCFTSNPFFYGCLNRQIRQELGKHLACLFKHGGPSEEDGLPSREASIEENFLQFLQSTGCGQEDRGSLGTSSPKVENWRASAPAGREPAAQEPTPVDFRIPGQIVEETSEFMEHHNLNSDLILSDSCIRTMPPAKREL, encoded by the coding sequence ATGGAGCCTGTCGCTCTCTCCTCGTGGAGCCCCTCCCATGCTGGCCCCCAGCACCCCACATTCCCACCACCCAATGCGTCAGGGGCTGTGGAGCCCCAGGGAGGGGCTCTCGCCCAGTCCTTAGCCCTCTTTGCAATGCTCCTCATGGACCTGCTAGCCGTGGTGGGCAATGTGGCCGTCATGGTGGTCATTGTCAAGACGCCACAGCTGCGTAAGTTTGCCTTCGTGTTCCACCTGTGCTTGGTGGACCTGCTGGCTGCGCTGGTCCTGATGCCCCTCGGCATGCTCTCGGACCGGGCCTTTGCCAGCGAGGCCCTCTGCCGGAGTTACCTTTGCCTGAGTGTGTGCCTGGTGAGCGCTGCCATTCTCTCCATCTCTGCCATCAACGTCGAGCGTTACTACTACGTGGTGCACCCCATGCGCTATGAGGTGAAGATGACGCTCGGGCTGGTGGCCTCAGTGCTGGTGGGCATCTGGATCAAAGCCATCGTAATGTCAGCCCTCCCCCTGTTGGGTTGGGCCTTCCAGGGCCCTGGGACGGCCCCGTCACCCACATCAGCTCCAGCTCCCAGCCGCGTGCACTGCTCCCTACATTGGACCGGCGGCTCCAACCGCACCATCTTCATGGTCCTCTTCACTCTGCTCTACTTCCTGTGCCCAGTGCTCATCATCCTGGTGGTATATTGCAACATGTTCAAGGTGGCGCGGGTGGCTGCCATGCAGCATGGGCCACTGCCCACCTGGGTGGACACGCCGCGGCAGCGCTCCGAGTCGCTTAGCAGCCGCTCCACCATGGTGGCgagctctggggggggggcccgcAACACCCCGCAGAGGACCTTCAGCGGCGGCAAAGCGGCCGTGGTGCTGCTGGCTGTGGGCGGCCAGTTCCTCTGCTGCTGGCTGCCCTACTTTTCCTTCCACTTGTACTCTGGGCTGGCATCTGCCCCACCGGCTTCACTAGCCCAATTAGAAGAGGTGGTCACCTGGATTGGCTACTTCTGCTTCACCTCGAACCCGTTCTTCTATGGCTGCCTGAACCGGCAGATCCGGCAGGAGCTGGGCAAGCACCTGGCCTGCCTCTTCAAACACGGAGGCCCCAGTGAGGAGGATGGCCTCCCCAGCCGGGAGGCCTCCATCGAGGAGAACTTCTTGCAGTTCCTCCAAAGCACGGGCTGCGGCCAGGAAGACCGTGGCTCCCTTGGCACATCCAGCCCTAAGGTGGAGAACTGGCGGGCCTCGGCACCTGCGGGTCGTGAGCCGGCGGCACAGGAGCCCACACCTGTTGACTTCCGCATCCCAGGCCAGATTGTGGAAGAGACCTCTGAGTTTATGGAGCACCACAACCTGAACAGCGACCTCATCCTCTCAGACAGTTGCATCAGGACAATGCCGCCTGCTAAACGAGAGTTGTGA